The DNA window TCACTTGCTCTGCATTTGTGTGTACAGAAGCTCAAGGCAGAGCCACAAGCAGAGCTGCCCGAAGCTCAGAGGGCCATCATGGAAGTGAAGAAGAGGAACCAGGATGACATGAGAAGAATTCAAGAGGAGATGAATCTCCACCAGCAGAGGGGCGATCAACAAAACCAGGTGAGTGAAAGAGTGGCAGCCACTCCACTCATGAAAGATCCTCTCTCTTGTATTTTACGGAACTTGAAGGAACAGCTGGACTCGGAGTTTCAGAAAGCTCAGGCTAAGATCAAGGCAAGGGAGAAGAGGCaggaggaagaaatgaaaatcGTCAGAGAAAAACTTAATCTCCTCCCTCAGGCTCTACAAAAGCAAGTGAGTGAAAGAGGGATAGCCACTGCAGTCACCAAACTGGTGGTTTGTGCCCTTCTTACCTttgcactgcagagcagcagggagcgGGGTGATGCCTCTGAGTGCCATCCTGCTGTAGTGTGTATCACAGTCACTCTGAAGGACATTTCCTGGTGTGCTGAATCTCAACTGCTGCCCTGGACAGTGGGACTTGTCCTTTGGCCTTTTGGCCAGCAGTCATCCAAATTGATTCCTCCTGGCCTGTTCCTGCTCTCCTTGTTTCTTGAGGTGTTTTTACAGGGGAATATGGTGACCCAGATGGAGGATTGAAACAAGCTGTCTGTATCCCTTGTAAATCTGTTCTTCCCCTTTCCTCACAGTCAATGACTCTTGACTGACAGGGACAAGCTGTAGTCTCTGACTGCTTTGTTCTGTTTGACTTGAGGTGCAAGTGTTGACATCTCACCAGGCAGTCAGCAAAGACTTCCAGCAAATGAGTGGCAATGAAGAACCCCGAGGCTGGCGTGAGGCACAGGAACTGTCCCCACCAAAGGTGCTACAGGTTGAGCATGACCTGAAGATGGTGCAGGAAAAGAGGACCCAGTGGGAGGAGGCAGAACATTTGAACAAGGAGATGCAAGTGTGTCTGAAGCCCTTGGAGGGGGAAAGGAATCCTTGAGAGGAAGTAGAATGGTCATTGTGGCAGTGATCCTTCAGAAAATCCATAACAATGGAACATGAATCTGGCCATGAACTCGAGTAGAACT is part of the Anomalospiza imberbis isolate Cuckoo-Finch-1a 21T00152 unplaced genomic scaffold, ASM3175350v1 scaffold_1301, whole genome shotgun sequence genome and encodes:
- the LOC137466035 gene encoding golgin subfamily A member 6-like protein 22; protein product: MTEATAVSAPAPSAPGEEAKEEQNEQDNQKPAAVVTAEPDGSKGVLPEKEQEQIALSEMPCQTQGELFPAREQEEQLRQQVEEPQENGQKLKAEPQAELPEAQRAIMEVKKRNQDDMRRIQEEMNLHQQRGDQQNQVSERVAATPLMKDPLSCILRNLKEQLDSEFQKAQAKIKAREKRQEEEMKIVREKLNLLPQALQKQVQVLTSHQAVSKDFQQMSGNEEPRGWREAQELSPPKVLQVEHDLKMVQEKRTQWEEAEHLNKEMQVCLKPLEGERNP